Genomic window (Aquimarina sp. BL5):
TCACAATTACTATATATGTTCACTGTCCTTGGTTCGTCTTTAGGGCCTTGTCTTTCTGTCCAGCTATGTGATTCTATATATACAAAAGGATCCTTTGCCCAGTAACTTTTAAAAACATAGTATGCATCTTTAGGGTTTCCTTCCCTATCCATAATACCCTTTTGATTCATGTATGGAATATCATTTTCCGGTCTTAATGGAGTGCCAAAATCTTTAAATGCCCATTGCACGTTACCAACGAAAGACTTGTTAGTTTCTGATATTTTTAGGTGCCAGTCAAAAAGATCTACAATATAGTTTTCACTCCAATCACCAATCTTTGCAATATTGGTAACCGAAGTTTGTGTTATTGCTTCCGTCCAACCATCAGGGTCCATAGCTCCCTGACCATCAATTGGGTTTTCTGTATGTCGCCCATAATGACTAGAACCTCCATATTCCGCATGAAGAAAATGAGGATATTCTTTGATATACTTTTTTAGCGCTTTTTCATACGTTGTATAACTACCAGAATACCAACCCGACCAGATTGAAGGAGAGAATACATCCACAATATCAGAACCCGCATAATATTTCCTGATAGCTGTCATTCTTGTTGGATCCAAGGTATGCGATAATGTATTTAATTCTTTTAAAAAACTATTTAGTTCCTCTTCGTTATCACCATCTTCAAAATCTGGTAACCAATAAATTTCATTCCCCAAAGACCATATAATCACACTTGGATGATTATAGTTTTGATTAATAATCTCGGATAACATATTCTTAGTATTGGTTTTCCACTTTTCATTCCCGATACCTCCTCTACACCATGGCAATTCATCCCATACCAGAATTCCTAATTCATCACACATTTTATAAACCTCAGGATCTTGTGGATAATGCGCTAACCTTATAAAGTTAGCCCCCATTTCCTTAATCGCTTTAATATCTTTGCGATGTAACGTATTTGGCATAGCAGCACCATATCCTGCATGCTCCTCATGACGATGTGTTCCCCGTAACAATACTCTCCTGCCATTTAGATAGAATGGTCCATTTTTCTTGAATTCGAACCAACGAAAACCTAACCGATCTACTAATTTATCAACTTGTTCTCCGGATTTTAATAATAAAACTTCTACCCTATATAAATTAGGAGTATCAATATCCCAAAGTAATGGTTTATTGGTGTTCTTGAAATTTATTGTTAATTGGTTGCTATTTGCTTTTTTCGAAACAGTTTGTATCTTTTTCCCACTTGGCTCAAATAGCTGTGCAATGACTTCATATCCTTCTTTTGCATTTACTCCTCCTATTTCCAAATCTAACCTCAGCGATGCTTTTTCATTAGAAACATCTGGAGTAGTAATTTTTAGATTCGAAATACTAGATGTATGCTTTTTAATAAGCCATACATCTCTGGTAATTCCACCATAAATAAAAAAGTCACTTTTCTGAGAAGGTATTATTTCTCGATTATAACTGTTATCTACACGAACCAATATTTCGTTTTTCCCATTCTTTAACTGATCCGAAATATCAAAAGAAAAACCAATATAACCACCGATATGTTCTCCGGAAAGTTTACCATTTACATACAGTTGCGTAGTAATGTTTGAGCCTTCAAAATATAATTGATATGCTAACTTCTCATCTATAGTATCTATCTGGATGTATTTTCTATACCAACTGGCACTTCTTCTATATCCAGGTTGAAGATCCATGGTATCAAAATTATTCCAGGTGTGTGGTAAATTAATTGACATCCAATCAGTTTGTTTATGTACCTGATCTACATCCTCTAAATTCAATTCCAGATATTCCCAATCATTATTAATATTCTCTTTTGACCTGTATCCCTGTGCAGAACAATATGCAGAGAGAAAAACAAATACTACAATCCTAATTAAATTACAAGAATACAAAACAGCATTATTCATAGGTTTCTAGAGCTTTATTTAATACTTGTTCTTCTTAGAATTGCTTCTAAAAAATAATAATCCGCATAACTAATTGGACCATTTATCTCGTCATTTTTTGGCCAGTTTCCTGTACTATGATTTAGAATGAATGGTATGTTTGATTCATTTTGTATAATATATTTAATGGATGAAAGGTTACTCATAATTCGATCAGAAAAATCTAAATATTTTTTATCACCCGTATGTTCATACAACTCAATCAATCCTGAAGCAATTACTGTTGCCGCAGAAGCGTCTCTAGGCTCGCTAGGAATATTAGGTGCATCAAAATCCCAATAGGGTATAGCATCTTCAGGAAGATTTATGTGATTCATTAAAAAACCTGCAATTTTTTTAGACTGTTCTAGAAATTCAACATTCTTGGTGTATCTATATGCCATTATAAATCCGTAAAGTCCCCAAGCTTGTCCGCGTGCCCAAGAAGATTCATTTCCAAACCCCTGATGTGTAACTTTAGATCTTATATTTCCCGTTATGGTGTCATAATCCACCACGTGATAGCTACTATTGTTGTTTCTAAAGTGATTTTTTAATGTTGTTTTGGCATGTTGCTCTGCTATTTCATAATATTTAGAGTCCTCGGAATAATTGGATGCTTCAAAAAGTAATTCCAGATTCATCATATTATCAATAATCACCGGAAACTGCCATTCTTCTTTATTAAAATCCCATGATCGGATAGAACCAATAGTACTATTGTATCGAGTAGATAACGTCTGAGCACTTTCTAGAATGATGCTCTTATAAGATTCGTCATTGGTTATCTTATATCCATTTCCAAAACTACAAAACACTTTAAAACCCATATCATGGGTTCTATCATTATTTTTTTCTTTCTCTATAAATGCCGTCCATTTCTTAGCTTTATCACTGTATTTGTCATCTCCTGTAATTTCATATATAAGCCATAGACTACCTGCAAAAAAGCCACTTGTCCAATCTTTTGATGGTACTTTTTTTATAGATCCATTCTCACCAGCGCTTCTTGGAAAAGCTAATGAATCTAATGGATACTCTAGTAAATAAGAAAACCTATCAGCATATTTGATAACAGAGTCTTGTTGTATTATCAATTCTTCTTTATTATCCGAAGATGTATTTTTACATCCTATAAAAAATACTAACAAGATGACTAAGAATACGTGAGGTCTAAATCTTTTTTCCTTTATCATAGCATAGATATCGATTAATATCCTGGGTTTTGTGGCAATAAGTTCGGATTTCTTACTAACTCATCTGCGGGTAATGGTAATAAATAATCTTGATTTGGATCAAAATTTACTTTTATCCCTTCTAAACCCGTTGCACTAAACACCTCATTACCAAGTCTTCTTCTAACAATATCATACCACCTTTTAAACTCAAAAGCGAGTTCCCATTTACGTTCTTCTAAAACCACGGTTCTTAAGTCATCTTGTGACAATCCCGAGATATCTGCCGGAAAATCAGAACCATTACCACTTCTTGCTCTAGCTCTTACTCTATTTATATACCCATGAGCTTCATTTGATCCTGGGCTTATTTCATTTAATGCTTCTGCAGCGATTAATAATACCTCTGCATAACGCATCATCATATAGTTAGCTTCTGATCCTCTACCATTTCCAGTTGCAGTAGCTCCTATGGCACGGGTATACTTTGCTATATGTGGACGATTTACACCTCTACCGGCCCCACTTTCTCGAAAAACAGTAAAGGGTCTTTCCTCTAATGTTTGGATGCCTGTAACAGGATCTGTTATCTTAAAAACCCCTGTAACATCTAGACTAACTCGCTTTCTGTAATCTCTTTCATCCCAGGTATTAAAGACTTCTAAAGAAGGAACACCAACAGACCAACCACCACCAAGACCATATTGTTGGTCATCTCTAAGACCAGTCAATGCTGCTTGATAATCCCTTCCATCGTCTCCATTACTAGCTCCGATAAAATCTAATACAAAAATGGGTTCCGAAGAGCTATCGATTTTACTAGAATCAAATAAATCTTGAAAATCTGGCTCTAACCCTAAGTTATACGTTCCTTCATTATCAATGACTCCTTTGGCTTCATCATAGGCTTTCTGGTATTCACCGATAGTTAAGTATACTAATGCTAAATAAGACTGCGCTGCAGATTTAGCAGGTATGGATCTGGCCGCTTGATTATCAGGTAACCAAGTTTTAGCAAACTCGAAATCTGCAATAATATTTTCATACACATCCTCAACTGGAGTTTTACTAATAGAACTTGCTGCTTCTAAATCAGTTACTGGTGTATCTAAATAAGGAATATCACCAAATTGTCTTACTAAATGAAAATAAGCAAATCCTCTTGCAAAATATGCCAGAGCAGTAACTGGATTTTTTATTTCGTCTTCTACACTTACTTCTTCTGCACCAGCAATTGCTTGATTGGCTGCCGCTATCATTTGATAAGTTTTAAGCCAAGATCTGTCAATCATTGCGTTGTCGGTAGAAACATTAAACTCATCATGTTCAATTCTTCTTGGTGCTGTTGTCGGGTCACCAATGGCAACCATATCACCACGTAACATTAATGCTAAAGACATTCTTCTACCCCAAAAATTTTCATGAGTCATATGCCCATAAGCACCATTTGCTGCTGTCTTTATATCATTTACATTATTAAAAAAACCATCTGGAGCTAATAGTCCTATTGGTTCTTCTTCTAAGTCAGAACACCCTATTATTGATAATCCTATCAATAAGAATAAATATTTATATTGTTTCATAATATATGCTTTAAATTATTGATCAAAATTTTACACCAAGACTAAAATTCACAGATCTAACCGTTGGATAATTCCCAAAATCAAATCCATTAAATGTGTTTTGACTACCTGAACCGCCACCTCCCAAAAAATTCACTTCAGGATCTAATCCGGAGTAATCTGTAAATGTTACTAAGTTTTGAGCACTTATAGATACCCTGATAGAATCCATACGTAACTTATCAGTAACCTGTGAAGGTAAATTGTAACCTAAAGCTATGTTCTTTAATCTGATATAGCTTCCATCTTCTACAAAACGAGAAGAAATTTGTTTTCCTCTAAGTTTAGCAGAAGGTATATCTGTATTTGTGTTTGTCGGTGTCCAGGCATTTAATACATCCGTAGTAGTATTAGAATCTCCATTAAACAGCTGTACATTAGTAAGATTCATAACATCTCCACCATACGCACCTTGAAAAAAGATACTTAAATCAATGTCTTTATAGGTAAAAGTGTTCGTAATACCAATTGTAAAATCCGGGTTAGGATCTCCTATTATTTGTTGATCATCCGTAGTAATTACGCCGTCTAAATTACCATCTTCATCCGCTAAATCCGTGAACAATTGATCTCCTGCCTCTCCACCTTCAAAAACAGCCGTTCCTTCTGGTAAAGCTCCCCCTTGGTAAACACCTCGATATTCGTATCCCCAAAAAACACCAACAGCTTCTCCTTCTCTTAAAACATGTGTTTGGTCTATATTAAAATACCCTGGAGAAGCATCTTGAAATATATCCTCACCATTTAATAAACTAACAAACTCATTTTTATTTGTAGACCAATTAAAATCTGTAGTCCAACTAAAATTTTCATTACTAATATTTCTTGTGTTTAAGGTAATCTCAAATCCTTTATTATTAATCTCTCCTACGTTTCTTAAACTAGCTGCCGTTAGAAACCCTAAATATTCTGGTTGACTAGAATCTGCGATGATAAGATCTTTAGTGTTGATGTTATAGTAATCTAATGAAAGAGAGATTCTATTAGAAAACATTCCTAGATCCAAACCGATATTAGTTTGATAAGAAGATTCCCATTTTAGATCTGGATTTGCAACTTGATTTGGAGTCACATTAATTACAGTCTGTCCATTGATAGGAGTAAAGACAGATGCAAAACTGGCTAGTGACCCATATGCAACAATTGCCTGATTACCAGTAACACCGTAACTCGCCCTTAACTTTAGATTAGAAACAGTCTGATTATCTTTTAAGAAGTTTTCGTTTGATATTTTCCAACCAAAGGCACCTGATGGGAAAATTGCATATTTTTCATTTTTAGCAAAATTCGATGATCCATCTCTTCTAACTGTAGCTGTTAGTAAATATTTGTCATCATAATCAAAATTTAACCTACCGAATTGAGATTGAATCTCTATTTCAGAAAAAGAGGAAGTAGGTATCAATTGATTAGAACCTGTTTGCAATGCGTGATAAGAAAAAGAATCTGAAGTAAATCCTTCAGCTCCTGCAGAGAATCTATCTGTAGCATTTTTTTGATATGAGTATCCAGCTAATAAAGTAAGATTCCCTTTTCCTATTTCTGCCTTATAGGTTAAATAGTTTTCACTTAAGACACTTGTACTCTTAGAGTTTGTTATCGTTGCTCTTCCACCGGTACCAGCTCCAGCTGTAGTTATTAAAGTTGAAGGACTAAATGTTCCTTGAGTACCATTAATGGTACTAAAACCAAATGTTGTTTTGAAAGTAAGATTTTCAAAAATATCATAATTGGCATATAAATTTGCTCTGTAATTATCTGTTTTTGTCTCATCGATACTTTCTGTAGCAATTGCAAATGGATTATCTACATTATCACCAACAGAATTAATTGTATTGAGACCGTTAGCATCTTGTACTCCAAGATCTGGTGCAAATCGAAATAATAATGAAACCACATCATCTCCACCACCATTTACCGTGGAACCAGTTGATTGTGTAGGAACACCATCTTTATTTCCTCGACTACCAAATATATTGGCTCCTAGTTTTAACTTATCTGTTACTTGTGCATCGATATTGGACAAGAAAGAGATTCTTTCGAATTCGGAATTTATAATCACACCTTCTTGTTTAAAATAGGTAGCAGAAGCATAAAAATTTATTTTATCACTTCCTCCAGAAAAAGAAAATTGATGATTCGCAGTACTACCACTTCTATATAACAAATCTTGCCAATCAGTATTAACAGGTCCTTGAACGTATCCTGAATTGATCGTTTGTTGATATGCTGCAAATTGATCGGCATTTAATAAATCCAATCGATTAGCTGTATTCTGAATAGAATAGGTAGTATTCACCTCAACAGATAACTTACCTTTTCTACCTTTTTTTGTAGTCACTAAAACAACACCATTAGAACCTCTAGAACCATAAATAGCTGTAGCCGATGCATCTTTTAGAATCTCTATGGATTCTATATCATTTGCTTGTGGAAAAACACCTCCAACAAACCCATCCACAACTATAAGAGGAGCACTACTGGCATTAATAGAAGTATTTCCTCTAATCCTTACATTTATGGGAGCACCAGGTTCTCCTCCATTATTAGATTGAACTACAACACCGGCTGCACGTCCTTGGAGTGCTTGTGCTGCATCTAACACAGGGAAAGCATTCAACTCTTCTGAATTTACCGAAGATACCGAACCTGTTACATCACTTTTTCGTCGAGATCCATATCCTACTACAACAATTTGCTCTAAAGACTCTACAGAAGTAGTTAAAGTAACATTAATATTTTTATTGCTTCCCACCTTTATTTCTTGATCAGTAAACCCTACATAAGAAAATACCAAAATTGAATTTTCATCAGGTACGCTTATAGTATACAATCCATCAAAATCAGTGGTGGTTCCATTAGTTGTATTTTTTATTTTAACATTAGCACCAGGAATAGGTACTCCATTATCTGAGGTAACGATACCGCTAACATCAATTTGAGCAGATAAACCTGACCCCATCATAATTAAAAGAATTGGGATACACTTTCTTAGTAACTTTAAGTACGTATACTTTTCATTCATGAGTGTTGATTTATGTTAGTGAGTATTTCTAATAGAGGTATATAATCAGAAGACAAAAAAATACAATACACAGCGAGAAAAGAAGCTGTAAAAAAATATATCTGTTTTGTTTCCAATTCATACTCAAACCTAGTTAAAACACTATATCTAAAAGTTCAAAAAAGGGTATACTTATGTACTAAACGCTGATTATTAGTAGATAAGAAGAGATATTCTTATAAAAACTACCTTTTTTTAAGAAAAGAATTTTGAAGCGTATTCTGAAGGTGTTTGATCAAAATGTTTTTTGAAGCATTTTGTAAAATATTTTGGGTTTCGAAAACCAACTTTGTAGCAAACCTCTGAAATATTTATCTGACCTAATTCCAATAATTGAGATGCTCTTTTCATTCTTATAGAGTGAATGAATTCATTAGGTGTTAAATTTGTCCATCCTTTAATCTTAGAAAATAACATTGTCCTACTTACTCCTAGCTCTGAGCTAAAGTATGGGATATCAAAAGACGTGTTGCTTATATTATCTTCCACGATTTTCACTGCTTTTTTCAACAGCTCTTCATCAACAGAAGTCACCGTTATATCTGATGATTTATAGTCATTGGATGAGAACTTTTCTTTTTGTTTTTGTATGGAAGAAAGTAAGTTTTTAATCGTTAATAAAAACTCTTTTACGTTAAATGGTTTATTGATATAGGCATCTGCTCCTGATTCCAAACCATCGAATTTATATATTAATGATGTTCTAGAAGTCAACAAAATAAAAGGAATGTGACTCGTCCTGATATCATTCTTAATTTTAGCACACAGCTCGGTTCCTTCCATTTTTGGCATGATCACATCGCTTATAATTAGATCCGGTAGCTTCTGCAGTGTCTTTATAAAAGCTACTTGCCCGTTCTCTGCTTTAATAACTTGATAATAATCCTTAAGCATGTCACCAATAAAATTCCTTAATTCATCATTATCCTCTGCAATCAGAATCAATGGTTTTTGATCATCCTTGTCTACCATTTCTAGATCCACGTCTTTACTTCTTCTAACCGAGGAGATTTGATTCTCATACTGACTGATATCATCACTTATTTTAAAATCTTTTATGATATCGGATTCATTAAGATGTTCCTTTCCTATTTTCAGTTTTACTCTAAAAATAGATCCTTTATCTACATTAGTCTCTACAACTTCAATCACACCTTTATGCAGATCAACCGCTTTCTTTGCTATAGACAGTCCAATACCACTCGCTTGATTAAACTGTTTTTGATAATCTTTATCTCCGGCTACTTCATAAAAACGATCAAACACTTTATCTACAAACTCTTTATCGATACCTTTTCCATTATCTTGTATCTCCACTATGGCTTCTTTTCCTTTCTGAAAAATTCTAATATTAATTTCCCCTCCTTCCGAAGTATATTTAAATGCATTAGAAATTAGGTTGTAGAATACTCTTTCTAATTTGTATCTATCAAAATATACTTCAATAATTTCCGAAGAAGCTTCGAATGTATAGTTGTAAGATCCTGCTTTTGCAAATTCGTTAAAGGACAGATAAATTTCCTTTAAATATTTAACCAAATTACCTTCTGCGACTTCCAGCTTGGAATGTTTATTTTCAAACTTTCTAAAATCCAGCAATTGATTAATCAATTTCAGTAATTGATCGGCATTACGTTCTATAACCAATAACCGTTTATACATCTTATTACTTCCTTGATAATTTTCTATTAGTTGTTGTAAAGGTGCTATGATCAATGCGAGTGGCGTTCTGAATTCATGAGAAATATTAGTAAAAAACTCTAGCTTAGAACGGTTCATTTCTTCTTTCCTAATATTTTCTAGATGTTCTAAATCTAATTTATGCTTCAGTTTCGTTTTTGCCTTATTAATTTGGTTTAATCCGAACAATGCCAAAACTATCATTAATACATATCCTGCAAAGGCAATTGGGCTTTTCCAAGGAGCCGGTTTCAATGATATTTTTAATTGCGTTGCTTCGTCATTCCAAATACTATCATTATTCGCTCCTTTTACTTCAAAAGTATAATTCCCTGGTTTTTGTATTGCATAATTTACTTCTGTATTTTTTGTATACTGCCATTGATCATCTAACCCAACTAATCGATATGCATATTGATTGTTTAATGGGTTAATAAAATTAGGCATAGCAAAACTAATCCCAAAAGAAGCCTGATCATACAACAATGTTAATTTATCAGTATATGAAATACTCTTTTTTAATACTTTTTCATCTCCATATGTATCAATTCTCTTACCCTGAACATTAAAATCTGTTAAGACTACTTGCGGTACGAAAGTGTTCTTTTTTATCTGATTAGGATTCAAAAAAGAGACACCAGATGGACCACCAAAATAGATATCCCCATTCTTAGCTTTTAAGCACGAATTATTATTAAACTCATTACTGATCAGTCCATCTGTTTGATTATAAAGAATTGAAGTTTTTTTATCAGGATTATACGCCACAATACCTTTGTTGGAACTTATCCATATAACATTATCATCATATTCTATAATACTAAAAACTGTACTAATTTTTGTTCCTACTACATTAAGCTCTAATCTATTAAACTTATTACCATCAAACTTATAAATCCCATTTGCCTTGGTTCCAACGTAGAGCACTCCTTTTCTATCTTCATATATACTTAAAATATCATCTCCTGATAATTGTTCTTCATTAAAAAAGAAACGCTTTACAGTAATTATTTGTTTATCATTTAACTTATCTTTTTCTATATAATTAAGGCCATTCTGAGTACCGATCCATAAATTAGAACCTTTATCGACAAATAAAATTCTAATTCTATCATTAGAAAGTGATTTTTTATTTATTCCGTTATGATCTATAAATCTGAAGTCTTTATTTATTAAATCATATTGAATAAGACCTTTTCCAAAAGTCCCCAAATACATAAATTGTTCGGATTTTTTAATCGTATATACTCCGATATCTTTAAGAAGTACTCGTAAATCTTTACTTAATGAATTAGTAACAAACTTCTTAGCGTTTATATCGTATAAAGCTACACCGGCATTATATGTTCCGATCCAAAGTTTTTGGTCATCCAGAAATAGCGATTTTATATTGAGACTAGGAAGTTCATCATCAGAAACTTTTTGAATATCAAAAGATTGATTTTTCTTTAAATCTAATATACTAATACCTTTCCCTTCTGTACCAAAATATATTTTACCAGAATCATCCTGTAAAATACTACTAACCACGCCATATTCAATATCGTCATTATTATTCTTTCTAAGCGCTATAAAGTTAGAATTAGATTCATCCCAGATATTAATCCCTCCGTAATATGTTCCAAGCCAAGTTGAACCCTTCTTATCGATAAAAATTGTTTTGATCGAGTTTCTACTAAGACTTTTTAGGTTATTCTGTTGATGTTTAATAGAAATAATAGCATCATCATTGTTTTTTATACAAAGCCCATCATAGGTTGCTATCCATAGGACTCCACGATTATCTATGGACAAACTCCTAACATCCTTATTGATTATTTGATTTTTACTAGTTCTTTCTACATGTTTAAAAGAACCAGAGGTTAGATCGTAATAATTAAGGCCTCCATATTTAGTTCCAATCCATAATCTATTTTTGTCATCTTCGACAATAGCCTGAATATAAGAATCACTTAAGTTATTTGACCTTTGGCTACTATAAAATCTTTCAAAACTAAAACTATTCTCATTACCTTTTTTCAGTCTATTTAAACCATTTGCAGTACCTATCCAAATATCTCTTTTCTTGTCTTCATATATACTCAAAACATAATTATTAGACAGACTTGAAGCATTAGTAGGATCATTTTTAATAGTAATAAATGAATCGGATTCTCTGTCATATATCATAAGACCATTAGAAGAACCGAACCAAAGTTCTCCATTATGTAACATTTTAATAGACCAAATTGTATTATCCGAAATACTTCCCTTTTTGCTAGAATGAAAATATGATTTAAACACATTAAGTTTCGGGTCATATCTATTTAAACCATTATAAGTTCCTATCCAAATATAACCTTCTTGATCCTCCTGTATGGATAAAATATCATTATTACTAATTGAGGTAGAATCATTAAGTATATTTCTATATACGGTAAAATTATCTCCATCATATTTATTCAATCCATCTCTGGTTCCAATCCACATGAGTCCTAACCGATCCTGATGAATAGCGATTACCGAACTTTGTGATAAGCCATCGGAAGTAAATAAATGTAAAAACTTATTGTAAAAATTATCTTGAGCGATAGATACGACAGAAATAAAAAATAAAAGTAATGCGTATATATATTTCATCAATTCCCTTAAAATTTTCTCTTAATAACGTTAAGCTTTTCAAAATATTAAAAAAATGTTAATAACTTAACCTTATCCCTATTCTTTAATCTATTAATTTCTTGTCAATCATTCAGTCCCTTCACTAGTTGATAATAATACAACGAAGGTATTAATTCCATCTCCGCGTTAGCAAAAAGAGCATATGATTTATTTCTCAAAGGATCCAAATGAACTGTTATTCTGTCTAAAAGATGTTGATGATTAATCCTAGAGTGTTGATCAAGAATGGGATTTTAAAAAACATATCTCATCAAAACTATTAAAACTTATACTAGTAGTAGTTCAGTTTAAGGGTGTCAATTGTTCAAATAATCAAAAAAAGTCTTAAAAATTTAATATTTATTCTATCCTAACCCCAAGGCACCAATCAAATAATCAAATTTTTAATAAAAACTGTTTTTAACAATCAAAACGCATAAAAATCTAATAATCAGATTATTGTACTTTTCTATCCTGTTTTCTGTATGATCCTTTTCCGAAAATTGATTTGTAATTGTCATAAAAGCTTCAAATTTGAGATAGTTGAATATTTTTCTCTTTTCTATATGGATAATAAAGTAATAGTACTCACAGGTGGCGGTGGTGTTTTAGGTAAAACAATGGCCTTGGCCTTAGCTAAAAAAGGCGCTAAACTTGCCATTTTAGATTTGAGAAAAGATGCCGCCGAAGAGGTAGTGAAAGAAATTAAAACACAAGGAGGAGTTGCAATTGGTATTGCTGCAGATGTACTTAGCAAAGAATCTTTATTAAAAGCACGGACCGAAATCAACTCCAAATTAGGAAGCTGTGATATTTTAATTAATGGTGCCGGAGGTAATCATCCTAAAGGAACTACATCCAATACCCATTTGGTTTTAGAAGATCTCGAAAATAAACAAAATGACTTTAAAACTTTCTTTGATTTAGATTCTGAAGGAATTCAATTTGTTTTTAATCTTAATTTTATCGGTACTTTATTACCTACTCAGGTTTTTGCTCAGGACATGATCGGAAAAGATGGTTGTAGTATTCTTAATATCTCTTCGATGAATGCTTTTACACCCTTAACCAAAATTCCAGCTTATAGTGGTGCAAAAGCAGCAATTTCAAATTTCACTCAGTGGCTTGCAGTACATTTTGCAAAAGTAGGTATTAGAGTGAACGCATTAGCTCCTGGTTTTTTTCTAACGGATCAAAACAGATCATTGCTAACAGACTCCGAAGGAAATCCAACACAAAGAGGTAAAACAATTATAGAACACACCCCAATGGGTAGATATGGAGAACCCGAAGATCTTATTGGAACAACAGAGTGGTTATGTAGCGACGGTTCCAAATTCGTAACAGGCATTGTAGTGCCAATTGATGGCGGTTTTAGTGCATTTAGTGGTGTTTAAAATACATAAATATGAATTTAGAACAAACATGGAGATGGTATGGACCCAATGACCCAGTCTCATTATCAGACATAAAACAAGCGGGAGCAACGGGTATTGTATCTGCATTACATCATATTGCTAATGGAGAAGTTTGGACTATAGAAGAAATACTAAAAAGAAAGAATATCATAGAAGCATCTGGGCTCAATTGGTCG
Coding sequences:
- a CDS encoding glycoside hydrolase family 88 protein is translated as MIKEKRFRPHVFLVILLVFFIGCKNTSSDNKEELIIQQDSVIKYADRFSYLLEYPLDSLAFPRSAGENGSIKKVPSKDWTSGFFAGSLWLIYEITGDDKYSDKAKKWTAFIEKEKNNDRTHDMGFKVFCSFGNGYKITNDESYKSIILESAQTLSTRYNSTIGSIRSWDFNKEEWQFPVIIDNMMNLELLFEASNYSEDSKYYEIAEQHAKTTLKNHFRNNNSSYHVVDYDTITGNIRSKVTHQGFGNESSWARGQAWGLYGFIMAYRYTKNVEFLEQSKKIAGFLMNHINLPEDAIPYWDFDAPNIPSEPRDASAATVIASGLIELYEHTGDKKYLDFSDRIMSNLSSIKYIIQNESNIPFILNHSTGNWPKNDEINGPISYADYYFLEAILRRTSIK
- a CDS encoding glycoside hydrolase family 2 TIM barrel-domain containing protein — translated: MNNAVLYSCNLIRIVVFVFLSAYCSAQGYRSKENINNDWEYLELNLEDVDQVHKQTDWMSINLPHTWNNFDTMDLQPGYRRSASWYRKYIQIDTIDEKLAYQLYFEGSNITTQLYVNGKLSGEHIGGYIGFSFDISDQLKNGKNEILVRVDNSYNREIIPSQKSDFFIYGGITRDVWLIKKHTSSISNLKITTPDVSNEKASLRLDLEIGGVNAKEGYEVIAQLFEPSGKKIQTVSKKANSNQLTINFKNTNKPLLWDIDTPNLYRVEVLLLKSGEQVDKLVDRLGFRWFEFKKNGPFYLNGRRVLLRGTHRHEEHAGYGAAMPNTLHRKDIKAIKEMGANFIRLAHYPQDPEVYKMCDELGILVWDELPWCRGGIGNEKWKTNTKNMLSEIINQNYNHPSVIIWSLGNEIYWLPDFEDGDNEEELNSFLKELNTLSHTLDPTRMTAIRKYYAGSDIVDVFSPSIWSGWYSGSYTTYEKALKKYIKEYPHFLHAEYGGSSHYGRHTENPIDGQGAMDPDGWTEAITQTSVTNIAKIGDWSENYIVDLFDWHLKISETNKSFVGNVQWAFKDFGTPLRPENDIPYMNQKGIMDREGNPKDAYYVFKSYWAKDPFVYIESHSWTERQGPKDEPRTVNIYSNCDNVELYFEGKALGQKKKDINVFPASGLTWDVLFKEGANKLKAVGFKDGEKVTDSLSIHYRYKKNDIANSLSLSYKKLENGNYLVIATARDKDGLRCLDYEERIYFQCLSGGKTKKHLGTPMGSESIKMSNGQASIEVVPDKGDDILEMMVLNQSFKGTYVTILKE
- a CDS encoding RagB/SusD family nutrient uptake outer membrane protein; translated protein: MKQYKYLFLLIGLSIIGCSDLEEEPIGLLAPDGFFNNVNDIKTAANGAYGHMTHENFWGRRMSLALMLRGDMVAIGDPTTAPRRIEHDEFNVSTDNAMIDRSWLKTYQMIAAANQAIAGAEEVSVEDEIKNPVTALAYFARGFAYFHLVRQFGDIPYLDTPVTDLEAASSISKTPVEDVYENIIADFEFAKTWLPDNQAARSIPAKSAAQSYLALVYLTIGEYQKAYDEAKGVIDNEGTYNLGLEPDFQDLFDSSKIDSSSEPIFVLDFIGASNGDDGRDYQAALTGLRDDQQYGLGGGWSVGVPSLEVFNTWDERDYRKRVSLDVTGVFKITDPVTGIQTLEERPFTVFRESGAGRGVNRPHIAKYTRAIGATATGNGRGSEANYMMMRYAEVLLIAAEALNEISPGSNEAHGYINRVRARARSGNGSDFPADISGLSQDDLRTVVLEERKWELAFEFKRWYDIVRRRLGNEVFSATGLEGIKVNFDPNQDYLLPLPADELVRNPNLLPQNPGY